One segment of Nostoc flagelliforme CCNUN1 DNA contains the following:
- a CDS encoding M16 family metallopeptidase, whose amino-acid sequence MNQISRSILDFRLGILGSDKVSVILRRLFVALLVLIILWWGLLPEIALAQTQTAPLPQRVLQPTKTQTPPVESSIQPYLDRVIKQLTEFRLDNGLKFIVLERHQAPVVSFLTYANVGGVDEPDGKTGVAHFLEHLAFKGTTRIGTEDYKTEKPLLETLERLDAQIKTAKADGKKDQVAQLEAEFKQVEAQAAKLVKQNELGQIVEQAGGVGLNANTSTEATRYLYSFPANKLELWMSLESERFLDPVIRREFYKERDVILEERRMRVENSPIGLMVEKFLDTAYKVHPFRRPVIGYDEDIRNLTPEDVQKFFDTHYVPSNLTIAIVGDVNPAEVKKLAQTYFGRYLARTKAVEKIPVEPPQQKTQEVTLQLPSQPWYLEGYHRPAITHPDNAVYEIIGSLLSDGRTSRLYKSLVEKQRLALNAQGFSGFPGDKYPNLMLFYALTAPGHRVDELAVALRQEIDKLKTEPVATVDLERVKTQARAGLLRTLDSNMGMAQKLLEYEVKTGSWRNLFKQLDDISAVTTADIVRVAKETFTAKNRTIGKLLSKER is encoded by the coding sequence ATGAACCAGATCAGTCGGTCAATTTTAGATTTTAGATTGGGGATTTTGGGGTCAGATAAAGTATCTGTCATATTGCGGCGGTTGTTTGTCGCTTTGTTGGTTTTGATCATCCTCTGGTGGGGATTGCTGCCAGAAATTGCTCTGGCTCAAACTCAGACGGCACCTCTTCCCCAAAGAGTTCTACAACCTACAAAAACTCAAACTCCACCAGTTGAAAGTTCGATTCAACCTTATTTAGATCGAGTTATCAAGCAGTTAACGGAGTTTCGCCTCGACAATGGTTTAAAATTCATTGTCTTGGAACGACATCAAGCGCCCGTCGTTTCTTTTCTTACCTATGCAAATGTCGGTGGTGTGGATGAGCCAGATGGCAAAACTGGTGTAGCTCACTTTCTCGAACACTTGGCGTTTAAAGGTACAACGCGCATTGGTACAGAAGACTACAAAACAGAAAAACCTCTATTAGAAACCTTAGAACGGTTGGATGCCCAAATTAAAACAGCAAAAGCGGATGGCAAAAAAGATCAGGTTGCTCAGTTAGAAGCTGAGTTTAAGCAAGTAGAAGCGCAAGCAGCCAAGCTTGTCAAGCAAAACGAATTGGGGCAAATTGTCGAACAAGCGGGAGGTGTAGGTTTAAATGCCAATACTTCAACCGAAGCTACCCGATATTTGTACAGCTTTCCTGCCAATAAGCTGGAACTTTGGATGTCGCTGGAGTCGGAACGATTTCTCGATCCTGTAATTCGTCGTGAGTTTTATAAAGAGAGGGATGTAATTTTAGAAGAGCGACGAATGCGGGTGGAAAATTCACCCATTGGATTGATGGTGGAGAAATTTCTTGATACTGCTTACAAAGTTCATCCCTTCAGACGTCCGGTAATTGGTTATGACGAAGATATCCGTAATCTGACACCAGAAGATGTCCAAAAGTTTTTTGATACTCACTATGTACCAAGTAATTTGACCATTGCTATTGTCGGAGATGTTAACCCGGCTGAGGTGAAAAAACTGGCGCAAACTTATTTTGGCCGCTATCTGGCAAGAACCAAAGCTGTTGAAAAAATTCCGGTGGAACCCCCACAACAAAAAACACAGGAAGTTACTTTACAGCTACCTTCTCAACCCTGGTATTTAGAAGGTTATCATCGTCCAGCAATTACTCATCCAGATAATGCAGTCTATGAAATCATTGGCAGTTTATTAAGTGATGGGCGCACGTCGCGGTTGTATAAATCTTTGGTAGAAAAACAACGTTTGGCGCTAAATGCCCAAGGTTTCAGCGGTTTTCCTGGAGATAAGTACCCAAACCTGATGTTATTCTATGCTCTCACGGCTCCTGGTCATAGGGTTGATGAGTTGGCAGTGGCTTTGCGCCAAGAAATTGATAAATTAAAAACTGAGCCTGTAGCAACGGTTGATTTGGAACGGGTGAAAACCCAAGCACGGGCGGGTTTGTTACGTACCCTCGATTCAAATATGGGGATGGCTCAAAAATTGTTGGAATATGAAGTGAAAACTGGCTCTTGGCGGAATTTGTTTAAGCAGTTGGATGATATTTCGGCGGTGACAACGGCTGATATTGTGCGGGTGGCAAAGGAGACGTTTACGGCGAAAAATCGCACGATTGGTAAGTTGTTGTCGAAAGAACGATGA
- a CDS encoding M16 family metallopeptidase — translation MQRFKVKGKKQITFKIQNLSCGGSAPKVRLKIQNGKRLIYALVGVFACLLLTCNFSLAATTEAKHYTELQLPPLREIKLPKYERFVLQNGLVVYLMEDHELPLVNGTAFVRTGNRLEPQQKVGLAGFTGAVMRTGGTKKHSADELNEILEQRAASVESSVGEASGSASFDALSEDLETVFGLFAEVLRSPVFAQEKLDLAKTQARGGIARRNDDPDSIASREFKKLIYGKDSPYARTIEYATVNQVEREDLLNFYQQYFHPNNMILGIVGDFESKKMRSLIQANFGDWKRNPGIAKPKLPNVSPANTGGVFFVNQPQLTQSSVLIGHLGGRFDNPDYAALDVLNGVLSGFGGRLFNEVRSRQGLAYSVYGQWSPRFDYPGMFIAGGQTRSDATVQFVKALQNEIKRIQTQRVTAKELAFAKESTLNSFVFNFQDPSQTLSRLMRYEYYGYPADFLFRYQKAVAATTAADVQRVAREYLKPEKIVTLVVGNQTAIKPPLTQLAAKVTPIDVTIPGSRPRAKN, via the coding sequence ATGCAGAGGTTTAAGGTGAAGGGTAAAAAGCAGATCACATTCAAAATCCAAAATCTAAGTTGCGGTGGAAGCGCACCAAAGGTGCGACTTAAGATTCAAAATGGGAAGAGACTTATTTATGCTTTGGTTGGTGTTTTTGCGTGTTTACTTTTAACTTGTAATTTTTCTCTGGCGGCGACGACTGAAGCAAAGCATTATACAGAATTGCAACTTCCACCGCTACGTGAGATTAAGCTACCCAAGTATGAGCGATTTGTTCTCCAAAACGGCTTGGTTGTCTATTTAATGGAGGATCACGAGTTACCGTTAGTGAATGGGACGGCGTTTGTACGGACAGGAAATCGCTTGGAACCACAACAGAAAGTTGGTTTAGCTGGTTTTACAGGCGCAGTGATGCGAACTGGAGGAACTAAGAAGCATTCGGCTGATGAACTCAACGAAATATTGGAACAACGCGCGGCATCTGTAGAATCGAGTGTTGGTGAAGCTTCTGGTAGTGCTAGCTTTGACGCACTGAGTGAAGATTTAGAAACGGTATTTGGGCTGTTTGCCGAGGTGCTGCGATCGCCAGTATTTGCTCAAGAAAAGCTAGACTTGGCTAAGACACAAGCTAGGGGTGGCATTGCTCGTCGCAATGACGATCCAGATAGTATTGCTAGCCGAGAATTTAAGAAATTGATCTATGGGAAAGATAGTCCATACGCTCGCACGATAGAGTATGCAACTGTAAATCAGGTTGAGCGTGAGGATTTGCTCAACTTTTATCAGCAATATTTCCACCCCAATAATATGATTTTGGGGATTGTGGGGGATTTTGAGTCCAAGAAAATGCGATCGCTCATTCAAGCTAACTTTGGCGACTGGAAGCGCAACCCAGGTATTGCTAAACCCAAATTACCGAACGTTTCGCCAGCTAATACAGGTGGAGTCTTTTTTGTCAATCAGCCACAACTAACGCAAAGTAGTGTGCTTATCGGGCATTTAGGCGGACGGTTTGACAATCCTGATTATGCGGCGCTGGATGTATTGAATGGGGTGTTAAGTGGATTTGGTGGACGCTTATTTAATGAAGTGCGATCGCGTCAAGGTTTAGCTTACTCTGTTTATGGCCAGTGGAGTCCCCGTTTCGACTATCCTGGCATGTTTATTGCTGGTGGACAAACGCGATCGGATGCTACTGTGCAGTTTGTCAAAGCCTTACAAAATGAAATCAAGCGCATTCAAACTCAAAGAGTTACAGCAAAAGAACTCGCTTTTGCGAAAGAGTCTACACTCAACTCCTTTGTATTCAACTTTCAAGACCCTAGTCAAACCTTATCACGGTTGATGCGATACGAATATTACGGCTATCCTGCTGATTTCCTTTTTCGCTATCAAAAAGCTGTCGCCGCCACCACAGCTGCTGATGTGCAACGAGTAGCACGAGAATATCTCAAGCCAGAAAAGATAGTGACTTTAGTGGTGGGGAATCAAACTGCTATTAAACCGCCATTGACGCAGCTAGCAGCAAAGGTGACACCAATAGATGTAACAATTCCTGGTTCACGGCCACGGGCGAAGAATTAA
- a CDS encoding Uma2 family endonuclease, producing MLLELKRIHVPPGQRVLLRDVTWQELEAILEDLGEHRAARIAYDRGILEIMAPLPEHEYDKEIIGDLVKALLEELNTEFISLGSTTFKNQVMAQAIEPDQCFYIKNESKIRGKKRLDLTVDPPPDLALEIDITSRTHPNIYEALKVPELWRFDKGKLQINVLQDGHYVESQQSLNFPKFKLIETIPQYLEQSTTAGRNAMLKAFRLWVQKQIQQQ from the coding sequence ATGTTGTTGGAATTAAAGCGCATCCATGTTCCACCAGGACAAAGGGTATTACTGCGAGATGTAACCTGGCAGGAATTGGAAGCAATTCTAGAGGATTTAGGGGAACACCGTGCTGCACGAATTGCTTATGACAGGGGAATACTGGAGATTATGGCACCACTGCCAGAACATGAATATGACAAAGAAATTATTGGTGATTTAGTCAAAGCCCTTCTGGAGGAGCTAAATACTGAGTTTATCAGCCTTGGTTCTACTACTTTTAAAAATCAAGTAATGGCTCAAGCTATAGAACCTGACCAGTGTTTTTATATAAAAAATGAATCCAAGATTCGTGGCAAGAAGCGACTAGATTTAACAGTAGACCCCCCTCCAGATTTAGCTCTAGAAATTGATATTACTTCTCGCACTCATCCTAATATTTATGAAGCTTTAAAAGTACCTGAGCTTTGGCGTTTTGATAAAGGAAAGCTCCAAATTAATGTTCTGCAAGACGGGCATTATGTAGAGTCTCAGCAAAGCCTAAATTTTCCTAAATTTAAACTAATTGAAACGATTCCCCAATATCTGGAGCAAAGTACAACAGCAGGCAGAAATGCAATGCTCAAGGCTTTTCGTCTTTGGGTACAAAAGCAGATACAACAGCAATGA
- the rpmB gene encoding 50S ribosomal protein L28 codes for MSRRCELTGKKANNAFAVSHSHRRTKRLQHANLQSKRVWWEGGNRWVKLKLSTKAIKTLQINGLEAMAKEAGINLNHY; via the coding sequence ATGTCCCGTCGCTGTGAACTAACTGGTAAGAAAGCAAATAACGCTTTTGCTGTTTCCCACTCCCACCGCCGTACTAAACGCCTTCAGCACGCTAATCTGCAAAGCAAGCGTGTTTGGTGGGAAGGCGGAAATCGCTGGGTTAAGTTAAAGCTGTCTACCAAAGCAATCAAAACCCTACAAATTAATGGGTTAGAAGCAATGGCAAAAGAAGCTGGTATTAACCTGAATCATTACTAA
- the htpG gene encoding molecular chaperone HtpG — MLEQGTISIHTENIFPIIKKSLYSDHQIFLRELVSNAVDAIQKLKMVSRAGDYAGDIGEPEIEIAIDKDKKTLSISDNGIGMTADEVKKYINQVAFSSAEEFIHKYEGKSDQPIIGHFGLGFYSSFMVAQKVEIDTLSYQEGAQAVHWTCDGSPAFTLEESPRTTRGTTITLSLQGEEEEFLESARIKNLVKTYCDFLPVPIKLEGEVLNKQKAPWRESPSNLSQEDYLEFYRYLYPFQEEPLLWVHLNTDYPFIINGILYFPKMRPDVDVTKGQIKLFCNQVFVSDNCEEIIPQFLTPMRGVLDSTDIPLNVSRSALQGDRTVRRIGDYIAKKVGDRLKELFRDNREQYISAWKDLGTFVKFGVLNDEKFKKQIEDIIVFRTTAKLTEKVAAETPVVEVQSSDGDAWQDVTPSPSSENSAPSAPYTTLKEYLERNKERNENRVFYSTDEATQATYIELHKNQGLEVLFMDSFIDTHFINFLEREYQDIKFTRVDSDLDNTLLEQDKATEIVDPKTNKTRSESIKELFEKSLNKPKLNIRTEALKSDDPHGTPPAIVLLPEILRRMREMNAMMQQQSVEFPEDHVLLVNTAHPLIQNLANLNQGSIIQGDGQSPTDQLVNLICQHVYDLALMSQKGFDAEGMKSFVERSNEVLTKLTEQASK; from the coding sequence ATGCTAGAACAAGGCACTATCAGTATTCATACTGAGAATATTTTCCCGATCATTAAGAAGTCGCTTTACTCAGATCACCAAATTTTCTTGCGAGAACTGGTATCCAACGCTGTAGACGCCATCCAAAAGCTGAAAATGGTATCCCGCGCCGGAGACTACGCTGGAGATATTGGCGAACCAGAAATTGAAATTGCCATTGACAAAGATAAGAAAACTCTTTCCATCTCCGATAACGGTATCGGGATGACCGCAGATGAAGTTAAGAAATATATCAATCAGGTTGCCTTCTCTAGTGCTGAAGAATTTATTCATAAGTATGAAGGCAAATCAGATCAACCTATAATTGGCCACTTTGGTCTTGGTTTTTATTCTTCGTTCATGGTGGCGCAAAAAGTAGAAATTGATACCCTCTCCTATCAAGAAGGAGCGCAAGCGGTTCACTGGACTTGCGATGGTTCCCCAGCATTCACCCTAGAAGAATCGCCCCGGACAACTCGCGGCACTACTATTACTCTCAGCTTGCAAGGAGAAGAGGAGGAATTTCTAGAATCAGCACGGATTAAAAATCTTGTCAAGACCTACTGCGACTTCTTGCCAGTACCGATAAAACTAGAAGGCGAAGTATTAAATAAGCAAAAAGCACCGTGGCGAGAGTCTCCAAGTAACCTGAGTCAAGAAGATTATTTAGAGTTTTACCGCTACTTGTATCCTTTTCAGGAAGAACCTCTATTGTGGGTACATTTAAATACAGACTATCCCTTTATCATCAACGGGATTCTGTATTTCCCCAAAATGAGGCCCGATGTAGATGTTACGAAAGGGCAAATCAAGCTATTTTGCAATCAAGTTTTTGTCAGCGACAACTGCGAAGAAATTATCCCGCAATTTCTGACTCCGATGCGGGGTGTGCTTGATAGCACTGATATTCCCCTAAACGTATCGCGCAGTGCATTGCAAGGCGATCGCACCGTGCGGAGAATTGGTGATTACATTGCTAAAAAAGTAGGCGATCGCCTCAAAGAACTCTTTCGTGATAACCGTGAACAATATATCAGTGCTTGGAAAGACCTCGGCACTTTTGTAAAATTCGGCGTTCTCAACGACGAGAAATTCAAAAAACAAATCGAAGATATCATCGTCTTCCGCACCACCGCCAAGCTAACAGAAAAAGTTGCTGCTGAAACTCCAGTGGTTGAAGTACAGTCTTCAGACGGGGATGCTTGGCAAGATGTGACTCCTTCACCCAGTTCTGAGAACTCAGCACCTAGTGCTCCTTACACCACGCTCAAAGAGTATCTAGAACGTAACAAAGAACGTAACGAAAACCGGGTTTTTTACAGCACTGATGAAGCAACCCAAGCGACATACATAGAACTGCATAAAAATCAAGGCTTGGAAGTCCTGTTTATGGACTCCTTCATTGACACCCACTTTATCAACTTCCTAGAGCGGGAATATCAGGATATTAAGTTTACACGGGTGGATTCGGACTTAGATAATACCCTGCTGGAACAAGACAAAGCTACGGAAATTGTTGATCCTAAGACGAATAAAACTCGGAGTGAGAGCATCAAAGAGTTATTTGAGAAATCCCTCAACAAACCCAAACTCAACATCCGCACCGAAGCTTTAAAATCAGACGATCCTCATGGAACACCACCTGCGATCGTTCTTTTACCTGAGATTCTCCGCCGTATGCGGGAAATGAACGCCATGATGCAGCAGCAGTCAGTAGAGTTTCCCGAAGATCACGTTTTGCTGGTGAATACTGCTCATCCGTTGATTCAAAATCTGGCAAATCTTAACCAAGGTAGTATTATTCAAGGTGACGGTCAATCGCCTACCGATCAGTTAGTGAACTTGATTTGCCAACACGTCTATGATTTAGCGCTGATGTCTCAGAAAGGATTTGACGCTGAAGGGATGAAATCTTTCGTCGAGCGATCGAATGAGGTACTCACCAAGCTAACGGAACAAGCTAGTAAGTAA
- a CDS encoding class I SAM-dependent methyltransferase, giving the protein MQLITSLDIRNSEYLSKNRLISYHHQLRLIFSLGNQVENVLEIGIFNSLLTDILKNNGYNVTTADVDPNLKPEIILDLTTDFSLPKDKFDAIVLFQVLEHFPYEQSEQALKKLSIATKKFLVISIPYCTQYLAFQMKTSFSGRPRHLLLNVPKFWSTKPLCDEHFWEMGLKGYPKKRILNSVAKAGLTVKQEFIDPTYPYHYFLVLEKNSSNT; this is encoded by the coding sequence ATGCAACTCATCACCTCGTTAGATATTAGAAATTCAGAATATTTATCAAAAAATCGGCTCATCAGTTACCACCACCAGTTGCGTCTAATTTTTTCGCTGGGTAATCAGGTAGAAAACGTTCTGGAAATTGGGATTTTTAATTCTTTGTTAACGGACATTTTAAAGAACAATGGATACAACGTCACTACAGCTGATGTTGACCCCAATCTTAAGCCAGAAATAATTTTGGATCTGACAACAGATTTCTCATTACCGAAAGATAAATTTGATGCGATCGTCTTGTTTCAAGTACTGGAACACTTCCCTTATGAACAGTCAGAACAAGCCCTGAAAAAACTTAGCATTGCAACAAAGAAATTTTTGGTTATTTCGATTCCCTATTGCACCCAATACCTCGCATTTCAGATGAAAACCTCTTTCTCTGGAAGACCAAGGCATTTATTACTCAATGTGCCAAAATTCTGGAGTACAAAGCCACTATGTGACGAACACTTCTGGGAAATGGGTTTGAAAGGATATCCCAAAAAGCGGATTTTAAACTCTGTTGCCAAAGCAGGGTTAACTGTCAAGCAAGAATTTATCGATCCCACTTATCCGTACCACTATTTTTTAGTGTTGGAGAAGAATTCCAGCAATACTTAG
- the clpB gene encoding ATP-dependent chaperone ClpB, protein MQPTDPNKFTDKAWEGIVKSQDIVRAYQQQQLDVEHLIIALLEEPTSLAIRILARSEVDPIRFQQQLEAFTQRQPKVGKSDQLYLSRSLDVLLDRAEEARARMKDSYISVEHILLGFAEDDRVGRKILKGFGADAAKLEAAIKTIRGSQKVTDQSPESRYEALQKFGRDLTEQAKAGKLDPVIGRDDEIRRVIQVLSRRSKNNPVLIGEPGVGKTAIAEALAQRMVNGDVPESLKNRQLISLDMGSLIAGAKYRGEFEDRLKSVLREVTESNGQIVLFIDELHTVVGTGSNQQGAMDAGNLLKPMLARGELRCIGATTLDEFRKHIEKDAALERRFQQVFVDQPSVENTISILRGLKERYEVHHNVKISDSALVAAATLSARYISDRFLPDKAIDLVDEAAAQLKMEITSKPAELETIDRRLMQLEMEKLSLAGEEKGIPQTRERLQRIEQEIADLTEKQQIFNEQWQGEKQILEAISALKKEEDALRVQIEQAERAYDLNKAAQLKYGKLEGVQHEREAKEASLLEIQNQGSTLLREQVTEADIAEIVAKWTGIPVNRLLESERQKLLQLESHLHQRVIGQEEAVEAVAAAIRRARAGMKDPSRPIGSFLFMGPTGVGKTELARALAQFLFDSDDALVRLDMSEYMEKHSVSRLVGAPPGYVGYEEGGQLSEAVRRRPYSVVLLDEVEKAHPDVFNILLQVLDDGRITDSQGRTVDFRNSVIVMTSNIGSEHILDVSGDDSKYETMRKRVMEGLRSHFRPEFLNRVDDIILFHTLNRTEMRQIIRIQLKRVENLLREQKIFFEISQSACDYLVESGYDPVYGARPLKRAIQREVENPLATKLLENTFISGDTIIIDKNENGLSFSKKVLVKVSVPQIAT, encoded by the coding sequence ATGCAACCTACAGATCCAAATAAATTTACTGATAAAGCCTGGGAAGGAATTGTTAAATCTCAGGATATAGTCCGTGCTTATCAACAACAGCAACTAGATGTTGAACATTTAATTATCGCCCTGTTAGAGGAACCCACTAGTTTAGCCATACGTATCCTGGCTCGATCTGAGGTCGATCCAATCCGCTTCCAACAGCAGCTAGAAGCCTTTACCCAACGTCAGCCGAAAGTTGGTAAAAGTGATCAACTTTACCTTAGTCGGAGTTTAGATGTTTTACTAGACCGAGCCGAGGAAGCTAGAGCTAGGATGAAAGACTCCTACATTTCGGTGGAACACATACTTTTGGGCTTTGCTGAAGACGATCGCGTTGGACGAAAGATACTCAAAGGCTTTGGTGCAGATGCAGCTAAATTAGAAGCTGCAATCAAAACCATTCGCGGTAGCCAAAAGGTGACAGATCAAAGTCCAGAATCTCGTTATGAAGCTTTACAAAAATTTGGCAGAGATTTGACAGAACAGGCAAAAGCTGGAAAACTCGACCCAGTGATTGGGCGGGATGACGAAATTCGGCGGGTAATTCAAGTCTTGTCTCGTCGTAGCAAAAATAACCCTGTATTGATTGGTGAACCTGGGGTAGGTAAAACTGCGATCGCAGAAGCTTTGGCGCAGCGAATGGTAAACGGTGACGTTCCCGAATCATTGAAAAATCGCCAGCTTATCTCTTTAGATATGGGTAGTTTGATTGCTGGGGCAAAATATCGGGGTGAATTTGAAGACCGTCTAAAATCTGTTCTCCGGGAAGTTACGGAATCTAACGGGCAAATCGTCCTGTTTATTGACGAGCTGCATACCGTAGTCGGCACCGGTTCCAATCAACAAGGGGCAATGGATGCCGGAAATTTGCTCAAACCAATGCTGGCGCGGGGAGAACTGCGTTGTATTGGCGCTACTACCCTCGACGAGTTTCGCAAACACATTGAAAAAGATGCTGCCCTAGAACGCCGCTTTCAGCAAGTATTTGTCGATCAGCCAAGTGTGGAAAATACTATTTCCATTCTGCGGGGATTAAAAGAACGTTATGAAGTGCATCACAACGTCAAAATTTCTGATTCGGCATTGGTAGCAGCAGCAACACTGTCAGCACGTTATATTAGCGATCGCTTCTTACCAGATAAAGCCATTGATTTAGTGGATGAAGCAGCAGCACAGTTGAAAATGGAGATTACCTCCAAACCAGCCGAATTGGAAACCATTGATCGCCGCCTTATGCAGTTAGAAATGGAAAAGCTGTCATTAGCTGGCGAAGAAAAGGGTATTCCCCAAACAAGAGAACGTTTGCAGCGAATTGAGCAAGAAATTGCCGATTTAACGGAAAAGCAGCAAATATTTAATGAGCAATGGCAAGGTGAAAAGCAGATATTGGAGGCGATAAGCGCCTTAAAGAAAGAAGAAGATGCGCTGCGAGTGCAAATTGAACAGGCGGAACGCGCTTATGACCTAAATAAAGCTGCCCAACTGAAGTATGGCAAATTGGAGGGAGTGCAGCACGAGCGCGAAGCCAAAGAAGCGAGCCTTTTAGAAATTCAAAACCAAGGTTCCACGTTACTGCGAGAACAAGTCACCGAAGCTGATATTGCGGAAATCGTCGCTAAATGGACAGGAATCCCCGTCAATCGCCTATTGGAATCAGAACGGCAAAAATTACTGCAATTAGAGAGTCATTTACATCAACGAGTTATTGGGCAAGAAGAGGCTGTAGAAGCGGTAGCAGCTGCAATTCGCCGCGCCCGTGCGGGTATGAAAGATCCCTCTCGTCCCATTGGTTCATTTTTGTTCATGGGCCCCACAGGTGTCGGTAAAACCGAACTCGCCCGTGCTTTAGCTCAGTTTCTCTTTGATTCTGATGATGCTTTGGTGCGCTTAGATATGTCTGAGTATATGGAAAAACACTCAGTTTCTCGGTTAGTGGGAGCGCCTCCAGGATACGTAGGCTATGAAGAAGGCGGTCAGCTTTCCGAGGCGGTTCGCCGCCGTCCTTACTCAGTGGTGCTGTTGGATGAAGTCGAAAAGGCGCACCCCGATGTGTTCAATATTTTATTGCAGGTGTTAGATGATGGGAGAATTACTGACTCTCAAGGAAGGACGGTAGATTTTCGCAACAGCGTCATTGTGATGACCAGTAACATTGGTAGTGAACATATCTTGGATGTATCTGGTGATGATTCCAAATATGAAACGATGCGGAAGCGGGTAATGGAAGGCTTGCGATCGCATTTCCGCCCAGAATTTCTCAACCGTGTCGATGACATTATTCTCTTCCATACTTTAAATCGCACGGAAATGCGGCAGATCATCCGTATTCAACTCAAGCGGGTCGAAAATCTCCTACGCGAGCAAAAAATCTTCTTTGAGATATCCCAATCTGCTTGTGATTACCTTGTCGAATCAGGCTACGACCCAGTTTACGGTGCTCGTCCACTCAAACGGGCAATTCAGCGAGAAGTAGAAAATCCCCTCGCTACCAAGTTATTGGAAAATACTTTTATCTCTGGAGACACGATTATCATTGATAAAAATGAAAATGGTCTGTCTTTTAGCAAAAAAGTACTGGTGAAGGTATCAGTACCACAGATTGCTACATAG
- the gloA gene encoding lactoylglutathione lyase codes for MRLLHTMLRVGNLEESLKFYCELLGMKLLRRKDYPGGEFTLAFVGYGDESDNSVIELTYNWGVEKYELGNAYGHIALGVDDIYATCEEIRNQGGKIVREPGPMKHGSTVIAFVEDPDGYKIELIQLKTQGSAVKQESQEQLVSQ; via the coding sequence ATGCGATTACTACACACAATGCTGCGGGTGGGCAACCTTGAAGAGTCCTTAAAGTTTTACTGTGAACTTCTAGGAATGAAATTACTACGCCGAAAAGATTATCCAGGGGGAGAATTTACCCTGGCTTTTGTTGGCTACGGCGACGAAAGCGACAACTCGGTGATAGAACTAACCTACAACTGGGGGGTAGAAAAGTACGAATTGGGTAATGCTTATGGTCACATTGCCCTTGGCGTTGATGATATTTACGCTACGTGTGAGGAAATCCGTAATCAGGGCGGTAAAATCGTGCGCGAACCAGGCCCGATGAAACATGGTTCGACAGTAATTGCTTTTGTCGAAGATCCAGATGGGTATAAAATTGAACTGATTCAACTAAAAACTCAAGGTTCAGCAGTTAAACAGGAATCGCAAGAGCAACTTGTGAGTCAGTAA